The window ATATGAGTCCCACCTCGTGGTAGTTGATATAGAGTAGATATAGATGATGAATGGGTGCAATGAAACTGAAGATAGAGGAAAAAAATCTTGATGACTAAGACAAAATATTTTTGTTAGAGGATGAGTTTAAAGTACGAGGAGTGCGGATAGACTTAATGTTGTGCTCCTGTTATTTTCCTGCAGCGAGAGCTGCTAGTACAGTGTCGCCGCTGTATCGTGGGCATGCATGCAATGCCATGGCTGGGAGCCTGGGACACGTCACCAATCATGCAGAGAAAAGGCACGTGCCAATTGACCGGTACTCGTAACAGAGTTTAACTTTTCGGCAAAATTTCGGtttttttttcgtttccgctagttgCCGGGattcgaaatttcggtatttttcgatatatttcgtttcaaaattcaaaattcaacaaatttcgttcgaaattcgccgaaattcgccgaaattccGGAACGGAATTCTGTTTCCGCCGATCACCGGGATTTcaccggaaaacgaaatggttaaccctgacTCGTACTAGCGCTGCAAGCCAACTGGACCAtcggagcggcgccggcggtgaagCAGCCGGCGACTATGGCGCGGTTGCTCATCACCTCCGGCGCGGGTTCCTGCGCTGGCGTGGGGCGGCCGCTGCTCCGCCGTGCCCAGTTTAGGAAACCCTTGCAGTGCGCCGTCCAGAACGCGCGGTCCGGCCCGCCGGTCTCCGCCACCGTCCGCCGCGCGTCCTCGCTGACGCTCGCCGGGATGGCGCTCTGGTCAGTGAGGCGGTCGATGAGGTTGTGGAGGATGTCGGTGGTGTACTCGGGGTGGCCCTGGATGCCCAGCGCGTGCTCCCCCACCGCGAACGCCTCCACGCGCGTCTTCTCCGAGTAGGCCagcaccgtcgccgccggcgggagctCCCACACCTCGTCCTGGTGGACCTCGATGACGGAGGCGCTCGAGGGAAGCTCACCGAGACCTCCGAGGAACTCGAAGCCCTTCAAATCTTGCGCGAAGGTCACCTTCTTCACCCCGACGTCCCATCCATTCCGCGCCTTGCCGATCTTGCCCCCTAACGCCCGGCACAAGACCTAATGATCACAGATTCCAGACACGAAAGGAACATCAGAAGGAATCCAATCAGCACGTACGGCATGCTCCAGCTCACTCACTTGGTGTCCGAAGCAGATGCCGAGGACCCGCTTCTCCATAGCGTGGAGCGTCTGGATGAGCGCGCAGAGGCGGGCGACCCAGGGGTCGTCGCCGTACGCGTCGTGCGGGCTGCCGCTGACCACGAAGCCGTCGTACGACGCCAGGTCCTCCGGCGCCGGGAACTCGCCGGCGATCACGCGGAAGCAGTCCCACCtctcgccgccctcctccccggcagcgccgctgccgccgaacGCGGCGACGAAGACGCTGTAGTACCCGCCGTACACCTTGCTGGCGTACTCCGAGTCCCACAGCGCCAGCAGCAGCGCGTACCGCCTCCTGCCGCCAgtccccgcggccgccggcttcgccgtcgtcgtcgcagcTGTCATCGCCGGTCTAGAGGAAGCCATGCGCACAGCTGATCCTCGGATCGTTCCAGCCTTCCAGCACCAGGTAGCTGTGTGTTTCGAGCTCGCAATTGCTCCGATCTGCAGGTGCTCCGATTTATGCCTCGCGAGCGCGCGTAGTAGCCGTGGATCGGAGATGGGGCTCGGGTCACGATCACGGATCATCGCTTGCGAAGAACGTGAGCTTTTGTTTAACATATCGGGCGCCGCCCCGACGAAGTGGGCCTCGTGCGAACTGCGTCTCGCCGCGGCGCACGGggacccgccggccggccacgacCACGACGCGCGCCGGCCGGGATGGAAATGGAATGGAATCCGTGGGGAACGACGCGGCCGAGCATGCATTTATGTGCCTTTGGCGGCCGGAGACTCGGAGATTCGGGCAGTTGATTACGGGAAGGAAAGTAGGAGCTGATTGGTTCGTTCAATATGCCGGCGACCGTGCAGTTACTTTCGTTCTGTTAAGCAGTGTTTTTctttcacaccaaatcagcatcagtCATCAGCCAGCAACcaaccaacaatatttttctcttacaACAAATTAGCACCAGCTATCAGCCACAGCCAGTTGAATTGTCAGTTGATCGAGTAACACGAGACTGTCGGAAAGACATGGTTGGCAACTTGGCATTGTTACTTATGCGTGATTAGGAGTTGAGGGCATGTCTGCTTCTCACTTTCTCAGTATAGGGTCACAATCAGTTGCCACATCACACGATGGTGTCGCCAAAATAAACAACAAAGAGGTCAGATCAACGAAAATGAAACCTAGCTTTTTGGCCTGCTTTTGCCTACGGCCGCGTCAAATGTCAAAAGCCAGGAGACATGTAGGCACGGCACTCCTATTAATAAATACTAGTGGTACAATATCATTCAATGATTCAATCGTGATTAGGCATTCCGTTTGTGGTTATTTTTGTTAGGTATATCAAGTATGACTGTAGCTGTTTTATTGGCATGCACTATTGTGTTGATAGCTAGCTTGGTAAAACGACATGAAAGATACGATATCTATCCATATGGTTGAGCATTTGGACTGCTAGTTGTTGGCATGAGATCAAGAAGTAGAACAAGAAGATCCATCTTCCAGTGGAGATATAATTCATGGAGTTGACAAGGAAAAAATTTGTAATGTTTGGCTGACTGTGTGCCAGTGGTGCAGCTGTTGATTGATAATTTATTAGCCTATAGAATAGAATTTCTTTTTTGAGGGCGATTAGCCTATAGAAAGTTAGAAACAGGAGTGCAGGACATGCCATCAGCTTGTGAGTAGTAGGGTCTCGATCAATTAGGTTGCTGAATCACGTCATGGTTGTCAGCAAATtatataattaaacaacaaaCAACTCATCAGTGGAAACTTGCCCTGCTTTAACGTGCCTAAATCGCTGTCAAGGACACGCCAACAATGAGCGGACACAGAGAACCTCCTCTATATGATATACTCCTACTATTAGTGGTATGAAACATCTCCAATGATAATAGTATGAAACATCGTCTCCCATGATTCCATGAAATGGAGGATTTTTTAAGCGAGTATTACCCTTGTTACGGTGGATTATGATTTTAGTGATCAAATGATAATATATTGGGAGAAGTCTAGTTTACACCCCCCGAACTATCGCataagtccgattttcaactcttaactataaaaccggataaCACATGCCGTTCAACTGTCAGAACCGTCCAAATTTGACCTTGGGTGGTTTCCAAGGTAGTTTTACATTttatgagaattaaaaatattcaaatttaaacttaaatattcataagtaattcattttgatcaaaaaatatgaaaggggtattaaaagttttctaaaaatgtaacctatctatatATTGCCATGATACATCTCAGTAATTCAGAtcaaaaaattttattttcataatatttgtttaCTTTTAGTTAagcctattatttttaaataactaAGCTTCAAATAGAGCAATTGTAGATATGTCACActtttagaaaattttttgtactagtttcatatttttctgatttaaagtggattagattttatttttatagatctaattagaattttaacttttttagaaaatataagACCACCTTGAAAACCACCACAATCTCCAAATTTGTACGGTttcgatagttggatggtctatACTATCCGGTTTTGTAATTGAAGGTTGAAATCAGACGTCGGCGATAATTCGAGGGTGTAATTCGGACTTCTCCCTAACATATTTAGTGGAACTATCACATTTCTCAAATATATATGTTCGTAGGTATCATATATAGATACAATATATGAGGAGTCGTCAAAGCGGAGACCTAAGATTGGATTCAATAGGCAAGATCCGGCCATTGTGATTATATTGTTAACCAAGATAAATTCAATACTCTAATAAAATCAAGAAGAACGGTGCAGCGGTATGGTGGGGTGAAGTATCATGAAGTTTGTACACACCAAAGTATCTAGAACCATATTCAAGTCAACGCCTCTCCTACCATGCGGCGAAAAGGCTGCTACTACGTACGCGCAACTCCAGCAAAGCTAGCGCTGCGAGCCAACAAGTTGACCattggagcggcggccggcggcggcgctaccgaagcagccggtggcggcgaggctggTCATCATCACCTCCGGCGCCGTGTCACGCACCGGCGCAGCAGGCCGCGGGCTGCTTCCTCCACCTCCGAGAAACCGCTTGCAGAGGCCCATCCAGAACGCGCGGTCAGGGCAGTCGGTGACGGCGAGGCTGGTCATCATCGCCTCCGGCGCCATGTCACGCACCGGCGGAGGCCGCGGGCTGCTGCTTTCTCCACCTCTGAGAAACCTCTTGCAGAGGCCCGTCCAGAACACGCGGTCAGGGCCGCCGGTCTCCGCCACCGTCCGTCGCGCCTCATCGCCGACGCTCGCCGGGATGGCGCTCTGGCCGGTGAGGCGGTCGATGAGGTTGTGGAGGATGTCGGCGGTGTACTCCGGGTGGCCCTGGATGCCTAGCGCGTGCTCGCCCACCGCGAACGCCTCCACGCGCGTCTTCTCCGAGTAGGCCAGCGCCGTCGCCCCCGGCGGGAGCTCCCACACCTCGTCCTGGTGGACCTCGACGAGGGAGGCGCTCGACGGGAGCTCCTCGAGACCTCCCAGGAAGCCGAAGCCCTCCAGGTCCCGCACGAAGGTCACCTTCTTCACCCCGACGTCCCACCCGTGCCGCGCCTTGCCGACCCTCCCGCCCAGCGCCCGGCACAGGACCTGGTGGCCGAAGCAGACGCCGAGGACCCGCTTCTCCATGGCGTGGAGCGTCCGGAGGAgcgcgcagaggcggcggacCCAGGGCTCCTCGCCGTACGCGTCGTGCGGGCTGCCGCTGACCACGAAGCCGTCGTACGACGCCAGGTCCTCCGGCGCCGGGAACTCGCCGGCAATCACGCGGAAGCAGTCCCACCTCTCGCCCTCCTCCCCGAACGCGGCGACGAAGACGTTCCGGTACCCGCCGTACACATTCTTTGCGTACTCCGAGTCCCACAGCGCCAGCAGCAGCGCGTACCGCCTCCGGCCGCTCCCGGCTGCCACGGGCATCGTCGtcttcgccgccaccgccatcgtTAGTTGTGGGCCGGGCTTGCTGTGGACAGAACACAGAAGCTACTCGATCAGCTAGTAGTAGCTAGCTATTCGAGCTTCGATTCACACTCTGAGCTGCGTGCTTCGGCCTTCGAGTTCTTCGAGCTTGTGAACTGTGATGATGCGAAGCCCTCGGATCCGAGGCTCCTATTTAACTTGCCGCGATGCGCGTGGCCGTGGAGCTGGCTTCTTCTCCACTCTCCCAGGACTAGTCACGGACTCACGGTCGCTTGCTTGTGAAGCACGTGGACTTTTATTATAACCAAAGTACCAACAAACTTTCCACGCCAAAGCGAGTGGGGATCGATCATCCGGTACGCGCGCGCGTGCAAATTGCGGCGAACAGGAACCGGAAGCGGCGGACACGGTCGTCGACCCGGCCAGCCGGCATCAGTCCAATGCCAATAGTAGAAATGTCGGAGTCACGAGCACTAAATGTTATAGGGGCCTTCCTAATTAGCGCGCGCCCCATAACGGTTGCTGGCAATTCATTGGGGGTCGCTAATTTACGGTCGACCGTACGGAGCCTctccgtacggtcgattttcagacattattttttttgtcatttATAGTAAGTTTTTTGTCATTTTTTGacgaaaaaaaattagaaaaaatttGGAGGAGCAGCAAAATTTTCAAAGAAAaattggagagagaaaaaaaatttagaagaaaatcaaagaaaaaatgaagagcagaaatttttttcaaaaaaattgtacgaaataaattcaaaaaaaacaagagaaaaaatttacataaaaaataaaaatctcaggtaaaaaatgaaaagaaagaaaaaaatggaaaaaaaccGTCGTCCTCCTCACCGGCGGGGGAGCGCGCGGCCCAGGGAAGCGGCGGCCGCCGCATCCAGGGAGGCggatctggcggcggcggctccggagcgcgcggcgcgcggaggcggatccggcggcagcggcggatccagcggctcgcggcggcggggagctcggatccggcggcggtagcgctcatggaggcggcggcgctcagtaGGGGAGGGAGCGCGGCTTCAAAGGAGGaagggagaggcggcggcgcgcggctgcggtggcggggaggcggcggcgcgcagaagAGAGGAAATGGAAGGGGACCGGGGGGAAGAAACATAAGAGGAGAAAGGAGGCAAGAGCACGGGAGGAATGAAGGAGGAAGACTGGTGAATTATTAGGGTCACCCACGTGTGGTCGTCGACCGTGAGGAAGGCTGCTCACGGTCTCGCAGAACCAGCATCAGGCAATTCATCAGACAGCGTTCGCGCTGTTCTACTGCTACATTCTTTCCTTAATCTCTTTTGTGGCTTTCCTTTAAAATCAAGGTGGACAATGAATCTATAAGGCTAATCTCGTAGGAGTGTTATAGAAGTGTcatggacattaaat is drawn from Panicum virgatum strain AP13 chromosome 1N, P.virgatum_v5, whole genome shotgun sequence and contains these coding sequences:
- the LOC120653915 gene encoding gamma-glutamyl peptidase 3-like codes for the protein MLNKSSRSSQAMIRDRDPSPISDPRLLRALARHKSEHLQIGAIASSKHTATWCWKAGTIRGSAVRMASSRPAMTAATTTAKPAAAGTGGRRRYALLLALWDSEYASKVYGGYYSVFVAAFGGSGAAGEEGGERWDCFRVIAGEFPAPEDLASYDGFVVSGSPHDAYGDDPWVARLCALIQTLHAMEKRVLGICFGHQVLCRALGGKIGKARNGWDVGVKKVTFAQDLKGFEFLGGLGELPSSASVIEVHQDEVWELPPAATVLAYSEKTRVEAFAVGEHALGIQGHPEYTTDILHNLIDRLTDQSAIPASVSEDARRTVAETGGPDRAFWTAHCKGFLNWARRSSGRPTPAQEPAPEVMSNRAIVAGCFTAGAAPMVQLACSASTSQG
- the LOC120654837 gene encoding gamma-glutamyl peptidase 3-like, with amino-acid sequence MAVAAKTTMPVAAGSGRRRYALLLALWDSEYAKNVYGGYRNVFVAAFGEEGERWDCFRVIAGEFPAPEDLASYDGFVVSGSPHDAYGEEPWVRRLCALLRTLHAMEKRVLGVCFGHQVLCRALGGRVGKARHGWDVGVKKVTFVRDLEGFGFLGGLEELPSSASLVEVHQDEVWELPPGATALAYSEKTRVEAFAVGEHALGIQGHPEYTADILHNLIDRLTGQSAIPASVGDEARRTVAETGGPDRVFWTGLCKRFLRGGESSSPRPPPVRDMAPEAMMTSLAVTDCPDRAFWMGLCKRFLGGGGSSPRPAAPVRDTAPEVMMTSLAATGCFGSAAAGRRSNGQLVGSQR